A single Candidatus Thalassolituus haligoni DNA region contains:
- the sbcD gene encoding exonuclease subunit SbcD encodes MKILHTSDWHLGQSFFTKSRKAEHQAFLNWLLEQVRVEEIDAVIVAGDIFDTGTPPSYAREMYNRFIVAISQCRCTLVVLGGNHDSVSTLNESKQLVACLNTYVVASVQALAHSQELGTQSQAQAHDQIIELNDRHGNTGAIVCAIPFIRPRDVLQSSAGESGLEKRQALGEAIKQHYHQLYQAALALKTAKQLDVPVIATGHLTALGVSQSDSVRDIYIGSLDGFAADGFPPADYIALGHIHRPQRVAKTEHIRYSGSPIPLSFDELKTTKQVLMVEFAAAKTVAITPLEVPVFQALAVIKGDLVAIEAALKTYAHVPPTEPVWLCIEVEGQDYLADLPQRIQVLTDGLAVEVLQLRRARNTARQGLTQQVRETLAELTPADVFAKRLALETFDGETEQARRTRIEAQFRQILAEIEHPEHTS; translated from the coding sequence ATGAAAATTCTGCATACGTCTGACTGGCACCTGGGTCAGAGCTTTTTTACCAAGAGTCGCAAGGCCGAGCATCAGGCGTTTTTGAATTGGTTACTGGAGCAGGTGCGGGTCGAGGAAATCGACGCAGTGATTGTGGCGGGGGATATTTTCGATACCGGCACGCCACCGAGTTATGCACGAGAAATGTACAACCGCTTTATCGTCGCGATCAGTCAGTGCCGCTGTACCTTGGTGGTGTTGGGTGGCAATCACGATTCGGTATCGACCCTGAACGAATCAAAACAGTTGGTGGCATGCCTGAATACCTATGTCGTTGCCAGCGTACAGGCGTTAGCACACAGCCAGGAGCTCGGCACCCAAAGCCAGGCTCAAGCCCATGATCAAATTATTGAGCTTAACGACCGCCACGGCAATACGGGCGCGATCGTGTGTGCGATTCCGTTTATCCGCCCTCGGGATGTGTTGCAGAGCAGCGCGGGGGAATCCGGGCTGGAGAAGCGTCAGGCGTTAGGCGAGGCGATCAAGCAGCACTATCATCAGTTGTATCAGGCGGCGCTGGCGCTCAAAACGGCCAAACAACTCGACGTACCGGTGATTGCTACCGGTCATTTGACCGCACTCGGGGTCAGTCAGTCGGATTCGGTGCGAGATATTTACATCGGTTCGCTGGATGGCTTTGCGGCGGATGGTTTCCCGCCGGCGGATTACATTGCCCTGGGGCATATTCACCGGCCTCAGCGGGTCGCCAAAACCGAGCATATTCGTTATAGCGGTTCGCCTATTCCGCTCAGTTTTGACGAGCTGAAAACCACCAAACAGGTATTGATGGTGGAGTTTGCAGCGGCTAAAACCGTAGCGATCACGCCGCTGGAAGTCCCTGTCTTTCAGGCACTGGCAGTGATCAAAGGGGATCTTGTCGCGATCGAAGCAGCGTTAAAAACCTACGCTCATGTACCGCCAACTGAACCGGTCTGGTTGTGTATTGAGGTAGAGGGGCAGGACTACCTCGCCGATTTGCCGCAACGCATCCAAGTCTTGACCGATGGCCTGGCGGTGGAGGTGTTGCAGCTGCGTCGTGCACGTAATACCGCCCGGCAGGGGTTAACTCAGCAGGTGCGAGAAACGCTGGCGGAGTTAACCCCAGCCGATGTCTTTGCCAAACGATTGGCACTGGAAACCTTTGACGGCGAAACGGAGCAAGCCCGACGGACAAGAATCGAAGCGCAGTTTCGGCAGATCCTCGCGGAAATCGAGCACCCGGAGCACACGTCATGA
- a CDS encoding sugar ABC transporter substrate-binding protein gives MPFKLATAVLSAMMALSFAAQAATELVIATVNNGHMIEMQKLTPQFEKANPDIKVKWVTLEESVLRQRITTDIATRNGQFDVMTIGMYEAPIWGERGWLKTLEFGPEYDVDDLLPAIRSSLSNNGKLVAAPFYGESSMLMYRADLVEKAGLNIPPRPTWNYIAKVAAAIHDENNGVYGICLRGKPGWGDNVALLTTMVNTWGGQWFDMDWKPQLDTQPWHDAISFYVDLMKRYGPPDSSANSFNEILALFNEGKCGMWVDATIAASFISDPALSRVADKVAYAQAPTQLTPKGSHWLWAWALAIPVSARHQDEALRFISWATSREYINLVGQDTGWARVPTGTRYSTYENEQFIKAATFADAELQAISSANSENSTLHPSPYIGIQFAAIPEFQTIGIVVGQQISAALVGKRSVEDALRASQSFADREMRKGRYY, from the coding sequence ATGCCATTCAAGTTAGCTACTGCCGTACTCAGTGCCATGATGGCGCTGTCTTTCGCTGCGCAGGCCGCTACCGAACTGGTGATTGCGACGGTTAACAACGGCCACATGATCGAAATGCAAAAGCTGACGCCGCAGTTCGAAAAAGCCAACCCGGATATCAAGGTGAAGTGGGTCACTCTCGAAGAAAGTGTGCTACGTCAGCGCATAACGACTGATATCGCTACCAGGAATGGCCAGTTTGATGTGATGACCATTGGTATGTACGAAGCCCCGATCTGGGGCGAGCGAGGCTGGCTAAAAACACTGGAGTTTGGCCCGGAGTACGACGTTGATGACCTGCTACCTGCAATTCGCAGCAGTCTGTCGAACAACGGTAAATTGGTAGCAGCCCCTTTTTACGGTGAAAGCTCGATGTTGATGTACCGTGCCGATCTGGTTGAAAAGGCTGGATTAAACATACCACCGCGTCCGACCTGGAACTATATCGCCAAAGTCGCGGCTGCGATTCATGATGAAAACAACGGCGTATACGGTATCTGTCTGCGTGGCAAGCCAGGCTGGGGGGATAACGTGGCCTTACTGACGACGATGGTCAATACCTGGGGTGGTCAGTGGTTTGATATGGACTGGAAGCCGCAACTCGATACCCAGCCCTGGCATGATGCTATCAGCTTCTACGTCGACTTGATGAAACGCTACGGGCCGCCCGATTCGTCTGCCAACAGCTTTAACGAAATCCTGGCACTATTTAATGAAGGTAAATGTGGTATGTGGGTGGACGCCACCATTGCCGCGTCCTTTATCTCCGACCCGGCCTTGTCCCGCGTCGCAGACAAGGTGGCTTATGCCCAGGCTCCCACCCAACTGACGCCCAAAGGCTCCCATTGGCTATGGGCCTGGGCGTTGGCGATACCCGTTTCTGCGCGGCACCAGGACGAGGCTCTCCGTTTTATTTCATGGGCCACGTCCAGGGAATACATTAATCTGGTCGGACAGGACACTGGTTGGGCTCGCGTACCAACAGGAACCCGTTACTCGACCTATGAGAACGAGCAGTTTATCAAAGCCGCCACCTTTGCCGATGCTGAGTTGCAGGCCATTAGCAGTGCCAATTCAGAAAACAGTACCCTGCACCCGTCGCCTTATATCGGTATTCAATTTGCCGCCATTCCTGAATTTCAGACGATAGGCATTGTGGTTGGCCAACAGATCAGCGCTGCGCTGGTGGGCAAACGTAGTGTCGAGGATGCGCTAAGGGCGAGCCAGAGTTTTGCCGACCGCGAAATGCGTAAAGGCCGTTATTACTGA
- the tal gene encoding transaldolase, with translation MPSLFAQLKHYSTLVADTGDLAAIQTLKPEDATTNPSLVLKAVQSGQYDATVDASLAAAEGDSIATRIDDACDRLSVAMGAAILQHIPGRISTEVNARLSFNSAASIDKARRLVALYKEQGVGRDRILIKLAATWEGIKAAEILEKEGIQCNLTLIFSFTQARACAEAGVFLISPFVGRILDWFKKANPGVDYAPAEEPGVLSVAGIYQYFKQHGYQTVVMGASFRNSGEILALAGCDRLTISPALLTELSETKGELNRALSYAGDVIERPAIMTEAEYRWDLNQDAMATEKLAEGIRGFEKDQKILEGLLTEKLG, from the coding sequence ATGCCAAGCCTGTTTGCGCAACTGAAACACTACAGCACACTGGTTGCCGACACTGGCGACCTGGCTGCCATTCAGACTCTGAAACCGGAAGATGCCACGACCAATCCCTCACTGGTGTTAAAAGCTGTTCAGTCCGGCCAGTACGATGCCACCGTCGATGCCTCACTGGCAGCGGCAGAGGGAGACAGCATAGCGACTCGAATCGATGATGCCTGTGACCGGCTGTCGGTTGCCATGGGCGCTGCGATTCTGCAACACATCCCCGGTCGCATTTCGACCGAAGTGAATGCCCGTCTGTCATTCAACAGCGCTGCCAGTATCGACAAGGCCCGCCGACTGGTGGCGTTGTATAAAGAACAAGGCGTTGGCCGTGACCGTATCCTGATCAAACTGGCGGCTACCTGGGAGGGCATCAAAGCCGCTGAAATCCTGGAAAAAGAAGGCATCCAGTGCAACCTGACGCTGATTTTCAGCTTTACCCAGGCCCGCGCCTGTGCCGAAGCTGGCGTCTTCCTGATCTCACCCTTCGTGGGTCGCATTCTGGACTGGTTCAAAAAAGCCAACCCGGGCGTCGACTACGCTCCGGCGGAAGAACCCGGCGTACTTTCTGTTGCGGGCATTTATCAATACTTCAAACAGCATGGCTATCAAACGGTCGTGATGGGTGCCAGTTTCCGTAATAGCGGTGAAATTCTGGCCCTGGCCGGTTGTGACCGCCTGACCATCAGCCCGGCATTACTGACCGAACTGTCGGAAACCAAGGGTGAGCTGAACCGTGCTCTGAGCTACGCAGGCGATGTGATTGAGCGTCCAGCTATCATGACGGAAGCCGAATATCGCTGGGATCTGAACCAGGACGCCATGGCGACGGAGAAACTGGCTGAAGGGATTCGTGGTTTCGAAAAAGACCAGAAAATTCTGGAAGGCTTACTGACTGAAAAGCTGGGTTAA
- a CDS encoding aspartate kinase, with protein sequence MTHSVEKIGGTSMSQYQHVLENIWMRPRSVNGAETSLYRRIFVVSAYGGITNGLLEHKKTGEAGVYALFAEMDDGRSWQSRLQDVLNAMLAVNMGIFGSGGLNNDMVRKRADQFISSRMADVRDCLEHLEAVCSFGHFQLDDHLHRVREMLSAMGEAHSAYNSVLLLRQHDVNARFIDLTNWRSDTQMSFSDHILKAFQGVDLDKEMPIVTGYTQCREGLMRTYDRGYSEMTFSKIATMTDACEAVIHKEYHFSTADPLLVGADNVKPIGMTNYDVADQLANLGMEAIHPRAAAGLRKKNIRLIVRNTFEPEHQGTEIRRDYCSSTPKVEIIAGTRNVWALEVFDQDMVGDATHGQKMADLVFESGVRVLTKDFNANTVTFYLKGNKRRINWLMDRLQQVYADADIRVEKLAMVSAIGSDMKVPGLLQSAAGALSDAGVNIHSVHQAMRQVDMMFLVSDADYATAVKALHSRLVEQADIWQQQQTA encoded by the coding sequence ATGACACACAGTGTCGAAAAAATCGGCGGCACGTCGATGAGTCAATATCAACATGTACTGGAAAATATCTGGATGCGTCCGCGTTCGGTAAATGGTGCAGAAACAAGCCTGTATCGACGGATCTTCGTAGTGTCCGCTTACGGCGGGATCACCAATGGCTTGCTGGAGCACAAGAAAACCGGTGAAGCCGGTGTCTATGCCTTGTTTGCCGAAATGGATGATGGCCGCTCCTGGCAGTCGCGCTTGCAAGATGTGCTGAATGCCATGCTGGCGGTGAACATGGGCATATTCGGTTCCGGGGGACTCAACAACGACATGGTACGCAAGCGTGCCGACCAATTTATCTCCAGCCGTATGGCCGATGTGCGGGATTGTCTCGAGCATCTGGAAGCGGTGTGCAGCTTTGGTCATTTTCAGCTCGACGACCACTTGCATCGTGTCCGTGAAATGCTCAGTGCCATGGGTGAAGCCCACAGTGCCTACAACTCGGTGCTGTTGTTGCGTCAGCACGATGTCAATGCCCGGTTTATTGATCTTACCAACTGGCGTTCAGATACCCAGATGAGTTTTTCAGATCATATTCTCAAGGCGTTTCAGGGTGTCGATCTTGATAAGGAAATGCCCATTGTCACGGGGTATACCCAGTGTCGCGAAGGCTTGATGCGCACCTATGATCGTGGCTACAGCGAAATGACCTTCAGTAAAATCGCGACCATGACAGATGCCTGCGAAGCGGTTATTCACAAGGAATACCACTTCAGTACGGCCGATCCGCTGCTGGTGGGTGCAGACAACGTCAAGCCGATCGGCATGACCAATTACGATGTCGCTGATCAGCTGGCGAACCTGGGTATGGAAGCCATCCATCCTCGTGCCGCAGCCGGTTTGCGTAAAAAGAATATTCGCCTGATCGTACGCAACACCTTCGAGCCGGAACACCAGGGCACCGAGATTCGCCGCGACTATTGCAGCAGTACGCCAAAAGTCGAAATCATCGCCGGAACCCGTAACGTCTGGGCGCTGGAAGTATTTGATCAGGATATGGTCGGTGATGCCACCCACGGGCAGAAAATGGCCGATCTGGTGTTTGAATCAGGCGTACGGGTACTGACCAAGGATTTTAACGCCAATACCGTAACTTTTTACCTGAAAGGTAACAAGCGCCGTATTAACTGGTTGATGGATCGCCTCCAGCAGGTTTACGCCGATGCCGATATTCGGGTTGAGAAACTGGCGATGGTCAGTGCGATTGGCAGTGATATGAAAGTGCCTGGCTTGCTGCAAAGTGCGGCGGGTGCCTTGTCTGATGCGGGGGTCAATATTCATTCAGTGCATCAGGCGATGCGTCAGGTGGATATGATGTTTCTGGTCAGTGATGCGGACTACGCTACGGCCGTCAAGGCACTCCATTCCCGGTTGGTAGAGCAGGCAGATATATGGCAACAGCAGCAAACAGCATAA